One Spiroplasma endosymbiont of Dioctria linearis DNA segment encodes these proteins:
- the ligA gene encoding NAD-dependent DNA ligase LigA, producing MLMKEILEKIRQLKDNLNKWGHAYYVLDKPLVDDSEYDKSLNELIKLETQYPELITPDSPTQKVGGIVIDKFEKYKHKQPMLSLANAFNKDDLENFNDQIIKEIENKKYNFFVEPKIDGLSISLIYKNGNLFKGVTRGDGIYGEDVTSNVKTIKSIPLSISDKSDYVEIRGEVFLSKNEFEKLNKQRLLNNEEIFANPRNAAAGTLRQLDSSIAASRKLDAFLYYFMDREKFHTHSDSLNYLETMNFKINSLGKICNSIEDVYSHIQFILSQRENLQYEIDGVVVKINDFDLYEKVGYTAKSPKWAIAFKFPAETKQTKLKNIFSTVGRTGRITYNASLEPVQIAGTTVQAATLHNADFIIQRDIRIGGEVKVKKAGDIIPEVISPIQDDNYNGLEKWSEEKNCPQCESILERVDGEVDQYCINSQCPRKIVRGLEHFVSRDAMNIEGLSIKIIEKLFINKFVNTVSDIYKLHKYKDQLIELDKMGEKSVNNLLESIEVSKTNSLEKLFFGLGIRHVGKKTAKTLSLNFKNIDKISSITFDQLEQVNDVGPIVAKSVCDWFEIKQNRELIEELKKLKINMQYLGNEGTKNNDKITLKSFVITGTLSRPRNYFKDLLEEYGAKVIDTISKKTDFLLAGNEAGSKLEKAQKLGINILSEEDFLEMIGE from the coding sequence ATTTTAATGAAAGAAATTTTAGAAAAAATTAGACAATTAAAAGATAATTTAAATAAGTGAGGTCATGCCTATTATGTATTGGATAAACCTTTAGTGGATGACTCAGAATATGACAAAAGTTTAAATGAATTAATAAAATTAGAAACACAATATCCTGAACTAATAACACCAGATTCTCCTACACAAAAGGTGGGGGGAATTGTTATAGATAAGTTTGAAAAATATAAGCATAAGCAACCAATGTTAAGTTTGGCTAATGCTTTTAATAAAGATGATTTGGAAAATTTTAATGATCAAATCATAAAAGAGATTGAAAATAAAAAATATAATTTTTTTGTAGAGCCTAAAATAGATGGATTATCAATCTCATTAATATATAAAAACGGAAATTTGTTTAAAGGTGTTACTAGAGGGGATGGAATTTATGGTGAGGATGTTACTTCAAATGTAAAAACAATAAAAAGTATTCCGCTTTCAATATCAGATAAAAGTGATTATGTAGAAATTAGAGGGGAAGTTTTTTTATCTAAAAATGAGTTTGAAAAATTAAACAAGCAAAGATTATTAAATAATGAAGAGATTTTTGCAAATCCAAGAAATGCTGCAGCGGGAACTTTAAGACAACTTGATTCAAGTATTGCTGCTTCAAGAAAACTTGATGCGTTCTTATATTACTTTATGGATAGAGAAAAATTTCATACTCACAGTGATTCTTTAAATTATTTAGAAACAATGAATTTTAAAATAAATAGTTTGGGTAAAATCTGCAACAGCATTGAAGATGTATATAGTCATATTCAATTTATTCTTTCCCAGAGAGAAAATTTACAATATGAAATAGATGGTGTTGTAGTTAAAATAAATGATTTTGATTTATATGAAAAAGTAGGTTATACAGCAAAGTCTCCAAAGTGAGCTATAGCTTTTAAGTTTCCTGCTGAAACTAAGCAAACTAAATTAAAAAATATTTTTTCAACTGTTGGAAGAACAGGAAGAATTACATATAATGCTTCTTTAGAGCCTGTTCAAATTGCAGGAACAACAGTACAAGCAGCAACACTTCATAATGCAGATTTTATTATTCAACGAGATATTAGAATTGGTGGAGAAGTAAAAGTAAAAAAAGCTGGTGATATAATTCCAGAAGTAATTTCACCAATACAAGATGATAATTATAATGGTTTAGAAAAATGAAGTGAAGAAAAAAATTGTCCACAATGTGAATCAATACTGGAAAGAGTAGATGGTGAAGTTGACCAATATTGTATAAACTCTCAATGTCCGAGAAAAATTGTTAGAGGATTGGAACACTTTGTTTCAAGAGATGCTATGAATATTGAAGGATTAAGTATAAAAATTATTGAGAAGCTTTTTATTAATAAATTTGTTAATACAGTTTCTGATATTTATAAATTACATAAGTATAAAGATCAATTAATAGAACTAGATAAAATGGGTGAAAAATCTGTTAATAATTTGCTAGAGTCAATAGAGGTTTCAAAAACAAACTCCTTAGAAAAATTATTTTTTGGTTTAGGAATCAGACATGTCGGTAAAAAAACTGCAAAAACATTATCACTTAATTTCAAAAATATAGATAAGATATCTTCAATAACTTTTGATCAATTAGAACAAGTTAATGATGTGGGGCCAATAGTGGCTAAATCAGTTTGTGATTGATTTGAAATTAAACAAAATAGAGAATTAATTGAAGAGCTAAAAAAACTTAAAATTAATATGCAATATTTGGGTAATGAAGGCACTAAAAATAATGATAAAATAACATTGAAAAGCTTTGTTATAACAGGGACATTGAGCAGACCAAGAAATTATTTCAAAGATTTACTTGAAGAGTATGGTGCAAAAGTTATTGATACAATAAGTAAAAAAACTGATTTTTTATTAGCAGGCAATGAGGCTGGAAGTAAATTAGAAAAAG